The following are from one region of the Segatella oris genome:
- a CDS encoding NAD(P)/FAD-dependent oxidoreductase yields MEIAIIGGGAAGFMAAITAQKTDPASKVTIFERAQKVLAKVEMTGGGRCNVTNSFATITDMKQAYPRGDKLMKRLMKTFSYEDTYKWFEKHGVPLVTQEDECVFPKAQDAHAVIDCLVRQARELEITVCCKHRLTDICQKEDGSFELMFEKASHRNFHRVIVTTGGSPHARALDYLARLGHKIEQPVPSLFTFNITDRSFCNLMGTVADPVVTAIPGTKMRAEGALLVTHWGMSGPAVLKLSSYAARWLAEHDYKSPLAVSWTGRRTQQEVEEELLQLQTINPRKQLGTLHPFGLPSRLWLYILNKLGLNTAKPWGEIGRKTLNRLVETLVNDQYTIAGKGSFREEFVTCGGVSLQSVNVKTLESKVCPGLFFAGEVLDIDAITGGFNLQAAWTTGVVAGLSAASH; encoded by the coding sequence ATGGAAATAGCTATCATTGGTGGTGGTGCAGCTGGATTCATGGCTGCTATCACAGCGCAAAAGACTGATCCGGCAAGCAAAGTAACAATCTTTGAACGGGCACAAAAAGTGCTGGCAAAGGTAGAAATGACAGGTGGCGGACGCTGTAATGTCACTAACAGCTTTGCCACTATCACGGATATGAAGCAGGCTTATCCGCGTGGAGACAAGCTCATGAAACGACTGATGAAAACATTCAGCTATGAAGATACTTACAAATGGTTTGAGAAACATGGTGTTCCATTAGTTACACAGGAGGATGAATGCGTCTTTCCAAAAGCACAGGATGCTCATGCTGTCATCGACTGCTTAGTGCGCCAGGCTCGCGAATTAGAAATAACGGTGTGTTGTAAACATCGACTCACAGACATCTGCCAGAAAGAAGATGGAAGTTTTGAACTTATGTTTGAGAAAGCTTCTCATCGCAATTTCCACCGCGTCATCGTGACAACAGGAGGATCGCCCCATGCCCGTGCTTTGGATTATCTTGCTCGTCTTGGGCACAAAATAGAGCAACCCGTACCCTCACTCTTTACATTTAATATCACAGACCGTTCTTTCTGCAATCTGATGGGAACGGTTGCAGACCCTGTTGTGACGGCAATACCGGGCACAAAGATGCGTGCAGAAGGAGCATTGCTTGTGACCCATTGGGGCATGAGCGGTCCGGCTGTCTTGAAATTGTCGTCATATGCCGCCCGCTGGCTCGCAGAACACGACTACAAGTCTCCGCTTGCTGTCAGCTGGACTGGCAGACGGACACAGCAGGAAGTAGAAGAAGAACTCTTGCAATTGCAGACTATTAATCCGCGCAAGCAACTCGGTACACTGCATCCCTTTGGACTTCCTTCACGCTTATGGCTCTATATTTTGAACAAACTTGGTTTGAACACAGCAAAACCATGGGGAGAAATCGGCCGTAAGACACTGAACCGTTTGGTAGAGACGTTAGTCAACGATCAGTACACCATTGCGGGCAAAGGTTCTTTCCGTGAGGAGTTCGTGACTTGTGGCGGTGTAAGTCTTCAATCGGTCAATGTAAAAACGCTCGAAAGCAAAGTTTGTCCGGGTCTGTTCTTTGCAGGAGAAGTTTTGGATATCGATGCCATTACAGGAGGGTTCAACCTGCAAGCAGCATGGACAACAGGAGTCGTGGCAGGGCTATCGGCTGCCAGTCATTGA
- the rpsG gene encoding 30S ribosomal protein S7 yields the protein MRKAKPKKRVILPDPVYNDQKVSKFVNHLMYDGKKTISYEIFYKALDTVKEKMAKEEKPALEIWKQALDNITPQVEVKSRRIGGATFQVPTEIRPDRKESISMKNLIAFARKRGGKSMAEKLAAEIMDAYNNQGGAFKRKEDMHRMAEANRAFAHFRF from the coding sequence ATGAGAAAAGCAAAACCAAAGAAACGTGTGATCCTTCCGGATCCAGTTTACAATGACCAAAAGGTTTCAAAGTTCGTGAACCATTTGATGTATGATGGTAAGAAGACCATTTCATACGAGATTTTCTACAAGGCTCTTGATACAGTGAAAGAGAAGATGGCTAAGGAAGAAAAGCCTGCACTCGAAATCTGGAAGCAGGCTTTGGATAACATCACTCCTCAGGTTGAGGTAAAGAGTCGCCGTATCGGTGGTGCTACTTTCCAGGTTCCTACGGAAATCCGTCCTGATCGTAAGGAAAGTATCTCAATGAAGAATTTGATTGCTTTCGCTCGTAAGCGCGGTGGAAAATCAATGGCCGAGAAGCTTGCTGCTGAGATTATGGATGCATACAACAATCAGGGTGGTGCATTCAAGCGTAAGGAAGATATGCACCGCATGGCAGAGGCTAACCGTGCATTCGCTCATTTCAGATTCTAA
- the rpsL gene encoding 30S ribosomal protein S12 produces MPTISQLVRKGRKDIVDKSKSPALDNCPQRRGVCVRVYTTTPKKPNSAMRKVARVRLTNQKEVNSYIPGEGHNLQEHSIVLVRGGRVKDLPGVRYHIVRGTLDTAGVANRTQRRSKYGAKRPKAGKK; encoded by the coding sequence ATGCCTACAATTTCACAGTTAGTAAGAAAAGGCAGAAAGGACATCGTAGACAAGAGCAAGTCTCCGGCTTTGGACAACTGTCCACAGCGTCGTGGTGTTTGTGTTCGTGTTTACACAACGACTCCTAAGAAGCCTAACTCAGCAATGCGTAAGGTTGCTCGTGTTCGTTTGACAAACCAGAAGGAAGTAAACTCTTACATCCCTGGAGAAGGTCACAACCTTCAGGAGCATAGTATTGTACTTGTTCGTGGTGGTCGTGTGAAAGACCTTCCTGGTGTACGCTATCATATCGTTCGTGGTACACTTGATACCGCAGGCGTTGCAAACCGTACACAGCGTCGTTCAAAGTATGGTGCTAAGCGTCCAAAGGCAGGTAAGAAGTAA
- a CDS encoding DUF3467 domain-containing protein, whose product MENDNNQQQGLQIDLKPEIAKGVYANLALITHSSSDFVLDFATMLPGMPKPEVSARVVMAPEHAKRLLQALQENLYNYEQQFGKITIPEQQDRIATPFKMPETES is encoded by the coding sequence ATGGAAAATGATAACAATCAGCAGCAGGGTCTGCAAATAGATTTGAAACCGGAAATAGCGAAAGGTGTCTATGCTAATCTGGCTTTGATAACGCATTCAAGTTCTGATTTTGTGCTTGATTTTGCAACAATGTTGCCTGGGATGCCAAAGCCGGAGGTCAGTGCTCGTGTCGTCATGGCTCCCGAACATGCCAAGCGTTTGCTTCAGGCTTTGCAGGAAAACCTGTATAACTACGAGCAGCAGTTTGGTAAAATCACAATTCCAGAGCAGCAAGATCGAATAGCCACGCCATTCAAGATGCCGGAAACAGAGTCGTAG